From a single Bacteroidota bacterium genomic region:
- the rlmB gene encoding 23S rRNA (guanosine(2251)-2'-O)-methyltransferase RlmB, giving the protein MDHKPHGHDPGQLIFGKNSILEALRSGRGFEKIYYQSVHPPRFMSEIFPLAKKAKIPVVQATPDKFKKAGLDQVAHQGIFAILSPVRILSLDDFLETNPRSVAILDEIEDPQNLGAIIRSAEVFGIEGIIIPSRHSAPLSGTAVKASAGAVFHVPVIRVTNLVQTIESLKTGGFWVYGLEADGTILSPATRFNSPVALVIGSEGKGMRPLVRTHCDDVIAIPQSGRVNSLNASVAAGILFYEVFRRQSQDLRSGSL; this is encoded by the coding sequence ATGGATCATAAACCACACGGCCACGATCCCGGACAGCTGATTTTCGGTAAAAATTCAATTCTGGAAGCATTGCGATCCGGTCGTGGTTTCGAAAAAATCTACTACCAGTCGGTTCATCCGCCCAGGTTCATGTCCGAAATCTTTCCGCTGGCGAAAAAAGCGAAAATCCCGGTGGTGCAAGCCACTCCGGATAAGTTCAAAAAAGCCGGTCTTGATCAGGTGGCCCATCAGGGGATTTTTGCCATTCTGTCACCGGTCCGCATTCTCTCTCTGGACGATTTTCTGGAAACCAATCCCCGTTCGGTCGCCATCCTGGATGAAATTGAAGATCCGCAGAATCTCGGAGCGATAATCCGGTCAGCAGAGGTATTTGGTATCGAAGGCATTATCATTCCAAGCCGGCATTCAGCCCCGCTGAGCGGTACCGCCGTCAAGGCAAGTGCGGGGGCTGTTTTTCATGTGCCGGTGATCAGGGTAACCAATCTGGTACAAACCATCGAATCATTGAAAACGGGCGGATTCTGGGTTTACGGATTGGAAGCCGATGGAACCATCCTTTCCCCGGCCACCCGGTTCAACAGTCCGGTGGCTCTGGTCATCGGCAGTGAGGGAAAAGGAATGAGACCGCTGGTGCGGACTCACTGCGACGATGTCATTGCCATTCCCCAATCAGGAAGGGTGAATTCACTGAATGCATCGGTTGCTGCAGGAATTCTGTTTTACGAAGTGTTCCGGCGGCAATCTCAGGATTTACGGTCCGGTTCGTTGTAA
- a CDS encoding glutaredoxin family protein — MPSSTQVFILYSTSNCKLCTEAVQMLNSLQRSHGFLLIETKLKSGDPLYTEFKTQFPVLQHNGKTVAWGRMDEMAILTILRNHGS, encoded by the coding sequence ATGCCTTCATCAACCCAGGTATTTATCCTTTACAGCACCTCCAATTGCAAGCTCTGCACCGAAGCGGTTCAGATGCTGAATTCCCTTCAGCGCTCGCACGGCTTTCTTCTGATTGAAACAAAACTCAAATCCGGGGATCCGCTTTACACCGAATTCAAGACTCAGTTCCCTGTTCTGCAACACAACGGGAAAACAGTTGCCTGGGGGCGGATGGATGAAATGGCAATTCTTACCATACTGAGGAATCATGGATCATAA
- a CDS encoding histidine--tRNA ligase, which yields MEIIRTIKGTNDLLPGESFRWQFAEALIRSQSSRFGFREIRTPIFESTALFSRGIGELTDIVSKEMYTFPDRGGNSLTLRPEMTASVMRSFIQHRLDQDGGVQKLFYIGPMFRAENVQKGRLRQFHQWGVECVSAEGPAADAEVIALMIRTLAAFGLTNLTLRINSVGDEQCRPVYREALRTFFTPVKDQLCPTCQGRLENNPMRILDCKSQVCQTLAKGAPSILDYLNEDCRTHFETLQSLLNALNIAYVIDDRLVRGLDYYTKTAFEVTSNDLGSQNAVGGGGRYDLLVSQLGGKPTPSVGFAIGLERLFIILEELKLNPGWVAPVPDLYIALLDREARMAAASVIDTLRTEGLSVEYDLMNRSLKAQLREADRLGSRFVVVIGSQELSSGQFRLKNMQTGTEQVLPVQEWVQAIRREK from the coding sequence ATGGAAATCATTCGTACCATTAAAGGCACCAATGATCTGCTTCCCGGTGAATCTTTTCGCTGGCAGTTTGCCGAAGCATTGATCAGGAGCCAATCTTCCCGATTCGGATTCAGGGAAATCCGTACCCCCATATTTGAATCAACCGCTTTGTTTTCCCGCGGCATCGGTGAACTGACCGATATCGTCAGCAAGGAAATGTACACTTTCCCGGACCGGGGCGGCAATTCGCTGACCCTTCGCCCTGAAATGACTGCCAGTGTCATGCGGTCCTTCATTCAACACCGGCTCGATCAGGATGGCGGTGTCCAGAAACTCTTCTATATTGGGCCGATGTTCCGAGCCGAAAATGTTCAGAAGGGACGCTTGCGGCAGTTTCATCAGTGGGGCGTGGAATGTGTGTCGGCTGAAGGTCCGGCCGCTGATGCTGAAGTAATTGCACTGATGATCAGAACGCTGGCTGCCTTCGGGCTCACCAATCTGACTTTGCGGATCAACAGTGTTGGTGATGAGCAATGCCGGCCTGTTTACCGTGAGGCCCTGCGAACATTTTTCACCCCGGTAAAGGACCAGTTGTGTCCCACTTGTCAGGGGCGTCTGGAAAATAATCCGATGCGGATTCTGGATTGTAAATCACAGGTTTGCCAGACCTTGGCCAAAGGGGCACCCAGCATTCTTGACTACCTGAATGAAGACTGCCGCACCCACTTTGAAACCCTTCAGTCCTTGTTAAACGCACTGAATATTGCGTATGTGATTGATGACCGGCTGGTTCGCGGACTGGATTATTATACAAAAACGGCATTCGAGGTTACCAGTAATGATCTCGGATCTCAGAATGCGGTAGGTGGCGGAGGCCGTTATGACCTGCTTGTGAGTCAATTGGGTGGTAAGCCAACTCCTTCGGTTGGATTCGCCATTGGTCTTGAGCGGTTGTTCATCATTCTGGAAGAACTGAAACTGAATCCGGGCTGGGTGGCTCCGGTCCCCGACCTGTATATCGCTTTGCTCGATCGGGAAGCCAGAATGGCGGCGGCATCTGTCATTGACACCTTGCGGACCGAAGGGCTGTCTGTGGAGTACGACCTGATGAACCGCAGCTTGAAAGCCCAGTTGCGGGAAGCGGACCGCCTTGGCAGCCGGTTTGTGGTTGTTATCGGAAGTCAGGAACTCTCCAGTGGCCAATTCAGGCTGAAGAACATGCAGACCGGCACTGAACAGGTTCTTCCCGTTCAGGAGTGGGTCCAGGCCATCCGGCGTGAGAAGTAA
- a CDS encoding PTS sugar transporter subunit IIA, with translation MKLTSLLQAHHILHHLDVTDKTDAINALIQVLDGHPVVTDIEKVRLSVFEREKQMSTGVGKGFAIPHGKSDGVTDIAISLALLKTPIDFQSLDGEPVRLIVLLAARDTMVNMHIKLLSRISRLMNKDEFRHKLQLSESADDLYKLLREEEDQYPEI, from the coding sequence ATGAAACTCACCAGCCTGCTCCAGGCTCACCACATTCTCCATCACCTTGATGTTACCGATAAAACCGATGCAATCAATGCATTGATTCAGGTTCTGGACGGGCATCCGGTTGTGACCGACATAGAAAAAGTCAGGCTCAGTGTATTTGAACGGGAAAAGCAGATGTCGACCGGTGTGGGAAAGGGTTTTGCAATTCCCCACGGGAAAAGTGACGGGGTCACCGACATTGCCATTTCACTTGCGCTGTTAAAAACCCCCATTGATTTTCAGTCGCTTGATGGTGAACCAGTCCGGCTGATCGTGTTGCTGGCCGCACGTGACACCATGGTAAACATGCACATTAAACTTCTTTCCCGAATCAGCCGGCTGATGAACAAAGATGAGTTCAGACACAAATTACAACTGTCTGAATCGGCTGATGATCTGTATAAGCTTCTCAGGGAAGAAGAAGACCAATATCCTGAAATCTGA
- a CDS encoding PASTA domain-containing protein, with protein MEKFIKVRLLSWGRVLGWLVLIAGSLLLAGNYVIMPLYVNSRDIVKVPDVMGKSIDSVRSDFEVLGLVPVVSVGPFDPKANPNTVYFQNPLAGTEVKYGRNIYLTVTAAEPKKVQVPAMRDKSEREAIILLEKNRLRKGGIIYQISDQVPENIVIGQSVPAGREVNEGTLITLTVSRGSVKAFIDMPDLTTLSLTEAQKILVKNGLTLGTVINQFNEELLPGTVIDQFPKKGEKAAVGRSVDLWITTRNKNEDSRNGSQRD; from the coding sequence ATGGAAAAATTTATAAAGGTTCGTCTCCTCTCATGGGGCCGCGTGCTGGGATGGTTGGTCCTGATTGCCGGGAGCCTGTTGCTTGCCGGAAACTATGTCATCATGCCCTTGTATGTGAATAGCCGTGACATTGTAAAAGTTCCCGATGTGATGGGTAAATCCATAGACTCCGTCCGGAGTGATTTTGAAGTCCTTGGGTTGGTTCCGGTCGTGTCGGTTGGTCCGTTTGACCCGAAGGCGAACCCGAACACGGTTTATTTCCAGAATCCGCTTGCCGGCACTGAAGTCAAGTATGGTCGGAATATCTACCTGACCGTTACCGCAGCCGAACCAAAAAAGGTGCAGGTACCTGCCATGCGGGATAAATCGGAAAGAGAAGCCATCATTCTGCTCGAAAAAAACCGTCTCCGCAAAGGCGGGATCATTTACCAGATCAGTGATCAGGTCCCTGAAAACATCGTGATCGGACAGTCCGTACCCGCTGGAAGGGAAGTAAACGAAGGTACCCTGATTACTCTGACCGTATCGCGTGGATCTGTAAAAGCCTTTATTGACATGCCCGATCTGACCACCCTGTCCTTAACCGAGGCACAGAAAATCCTGGTGAAGAACGGATTGACTCTTGGAACGGTGATTAACCAGTTCAATGAGGAGTTGCTGCCGGGTACGGTGATCGATCAGTTTCCTAAAAAAGGTGAAAAAGCAGCAGTTGGAAGGTCGGTTGATTTATGGATCACCACCCGGAATAAAAACGAGGATTCCAGGAATGGCTCTCAGCGGGATTGA
- a CDS encoding ribulose-phosphate 3-epimerase gives MALSGIEQPVLIAPSILSADFGRLADQLTACEKGGADWIHCDVMDGHFVPNITFGPFIVEAAKKSVSLPLDVHLMIENPDLYIPDFVKAGASWITVHQETVPHLHRTVQLIRSLGVHPGVSVNPATPVSVLEEILPYIDMVLIMSVNPGFGGQKFIDTSLKKIQKLRKMAEHLNPALLIEVDGGVSPETALPIVKSGANILVAGSAVFRYPDPADGIRKLRESLEERKASLL, from the coding sequence ATGGCTCTCAGCGGGATTGAACAACCGGTATTGATTGCTCCAAGCATTCTGTCCGCCGATTTCGGAAGACTGGCAGACCAGCTGACGGCCTGTGAAAAGGGAGGAGCCGACTGGATTCATTGCGATGTGATGGATGGGCACTTTGTCCCGAATATCACCTTTGGCCCCTTTATTGTTGAAGCGGCTAAAAAATCGGTTTCCCTTCCATTGGATGTCCATCTGATGATTGAAAACCCCGATTTATACATTCCTGATTTCGTGAAAGCGGGTGCCTCCTGGATCACTGTTCATCAGGAAACAGTGCCTCATCTGCACCGGACCGTGCAACTGATTCGTTCACTCGGAGTCCATCCGGGTGTTTCCGTTAATCCGGCTACCCCAGTGTCGGTGCTCGAGGAAATCCTTCCTTACATCGATATGGTTCTGATTATGTCGGTCAATCCGGGATTCGGGGGTCAAAAATTCATCGATACCAGTCTGAAGAAAATTCAGAAGCTCAGGAAAATGGCAGAACATCTGAATCCTGCACTCCTGATCGAAGTGGATGGAGGCGTATCTCCGGAGACTGCCTTGCCGATTGTGAAGTCCGGCGCCAATATTCTGGTGGCAGGATCAGCCGTTTTCCGCTATCCCGATCCGGCAGATGGAATCAGAAAGCTCAGAGAGTCGCTCGAGGAAAGAAAGGCATCATTGCTGTGA
- a CDS encoding sigma-54-dependent Fis family transcriptional regulator, whose product MKKILFIDDDPNLLTLLSHFFTKTGYQTRTVQDPALVSEEVAAFYPHVICLDINMPGKDGITILREIKAEFPTIPVIMVTANATLEPAIESLRAGAFHYIRKPINREELSSTIDQALEVQQLKVEVARLKRASPDEPGLDSLIGLSPAFDKLRQQLSRLARVPEAPVLITGETGTGKSFLARILHTITEDTARNNFVEVNAGAIPSTLFESELFGYMKGAFTDARRDKIGLIEEAKDGTLFLDEIDSVPLGVQSKLLSFLETKKTRRVGGLKDLSVTTRVVVATNADLVKKCEAGEFRDDLYYRINVINLRMPALREVSDDIPRIARHILRDAGQRFGKPGLHLTDEAADTLKAYHFPGNVRELRNILERAIIFSAGSAITPADLGMDAGPVQKRKTGATFTVSKLLSFEELEKEYISYILEYHAKSYQEAARILNISAKNLWEKRKKYNFE is encoded by the coding sequence GTGAAAAAGATACTTTTTATTGATGATGACCCGAATTTACTGACCCTGTTGTCTCATTTCTTTACCAAAACCGGGTACCAGACCCGTACGGTACAGGATCCGGCCCTGGTCAGTGAGGAAGTGGCTGCATTTTACCCGCATGTGATTTGTCTCGATATCAACATGCCCGGGAAGGATGGAATTACCATTCTGCGGGAAATCAAAGCTGAATTTCCCACCATTCCGGTGATCATGGTTACAGCCAATGCCACACTGGAACCAGCAATTGAAAGTCTGCGGGCAGGTGCTTTTCATTATATCAGAAAACCCATAAACCGGGAAGAACTATCCAGCACCATCGACCAGGCACTTGAGGTTCAGCAGTTGAAAGTGGAAGTGGCCCGGCTGAAACGGGCAAGTCCGGATGAACCCGGCCTGGATTCACTCATTGGCCTGTCACCAGCCTTTGATAAACTGCGTCAGCAACTCTCCAGACTGGCACGTGTTCCCGAAGCACCTGTCTTAATTACAGGTGAGACAGGGACCGGGAAAAGTTTTCTGGCCCGGATTCTCCATACCATTACTGAAGATACCGCCAGGAACAACTTTGTCGAGGTGAATGCAGGGGCGATTCCTTCGACCCTGTTCGAATCTGAATTGTTCGGATACATGAAAGGGGCCTTTACCGATGCCCGCCGTGACAAGATCGGTCTGATTGAAGAAGCAAAAGACGGTACCCTGTTTTTGGATGAAATCGACAGCGTGCCGCTTGGAGTCCAGTCGAAACTATTGTCCTTTCTGGAAACCAAAAAAACCCGCAGGGTAGGCGGATTGAAAGACTTATCGGTTACCACCCGTGTGGTCGTTGCCACCAATGCCGATCTCGTGAAGAAATGCGAAGCCGGAGAGTTCAGGGATGACCTGTACTACCGGATCAATGTGATAAATCTTCGCATGCCTGCACTCCGAGAGGTTTCTGATGACATCCCCCGGATTGCCAGACACATTCTGCGCGATGCTGGGCAGCGGTTTGGAAAGCCTGGTCTTCACCTGACCGATGAAGCCGCCGACACTCTGAAGGCCTATCATTTTCCGGGTAACGTGAGGGAATTGCGTAACATTTTGGAACGGGCCATTATTTTCAGCGCGGGTAGCGCCATTACACCGGCCGACCTGGGAATGGATGCCGGACCGGTTCAGAAACGAAAAACCGGTGCCACCTTTACGGTTTCCAAATTGCTGAGTTTTGAGGAACTGGAAAAGGAATACATCTCCTATATTCTTGAATATCATGCCAAATCCTATCAGGAAGCAGCCCGGATTCTGAATATTTCAGCCAAGAATCTGTGGGAAAAACGCAAAAAATACAATTTTGAATAA
- a CDS encoding response regulator, which yields MNRILIVDPNPVALKQLNMQLTAEGFETMIFEKAIDALQAAERFMPDVIMSEVDMPEVNGFQFLESIRKIERLIKIPFVFCSYQADTNTKIKAFESTADEFIAKPFEFRDMLVRLNLQIKLRKDPNFSGDNLYSGELRQKPLRSVFESIHNRRQSGLLRIVHNGETSFVGFKDGEIVYSKSINRIGKQAIYYLFSLQGGKFKFDEGDKLPVRNVLDSYALLNAYGEKVNEITSKLFPRYYSTTRIKYVDPELIMQLAASTDLKDSNLAKLLETCHTVHKVVNYTEYGVLEVLRLMQGFIADKQLVIENAEMAGKQP from the coding sequence ATGAACCGCATACTGATAGTTGATCCGAATCCGGTTGCTCTGAAGCAATTGAACATGCAATTAACGGCTGAGGGCTTCGAAACGATGATTTTCGAAAAGGCCATCGATGCCTTGCAGGCAGCCGAACGGTTTATGCCCGACGTCATCATGTCCGAGGTGGACATGCCCGAGGTAAACGGATTTCAGTTTCTGGAATCCATCAGGAAAATTGAAAGACTGATCAAAATTCCCTTCGTTTTCTGCAGTTACCAGGCCGATACCAATACCAAGATTAAAGCGTTCGAGTCCACGGCCGATGAGTTCATTGCAAAGCCCTTCGAATTCAGGGACATGCTCGTCCGCCTCAATCTTCAGATCAAACTGCGGAAGGACCCGAACTTTTCGGGTGACAACCTCTACTCGGGAGAGTTGCGCCAGAAACCGCTCCGGTCGGTATTTGAATCCATTCATAATCGACGGCAAAGTGGTCTGTTGCGGATTGTACACAACGGAGAAACCTCTTTTGTCGGATTCAAGGATGGCGAAATTGTTTATTCCAAATCGATTAACCGCATCGGAAAACAAGCCATTTATTATCTGTTCAGCCTCCAGGGAGGGAAGTTCAAATTCGATGAAGGGGATAAGCTGCCGGTCCGGAATGTTCTGGATTCCTATGCCTTGCTGAATGCCTATGGTGAAAAGGTAAATGAAATCACCAGCAAATTGTTTCCCCGTTACTATTCCACCACCCGCATCAAATACGTGGATCCGGAACTGATCATGCAGCTGGCTGCCTCGACCGACCTGAAAGATTCAAATCTGGCCAAACTGCTCGAAACGTGTCATACGGTGCACAAAGTGGTCAATTACACCGAATATGGGGTGCTGGAAGTGCTTCGTCTGATGCAGGGTTTCATTGCTGATAAGCAATTGGTGATTGAAAATGCCGAAATGGCCGGCAAGCAACCCTGA
- the thrS gene encoding threonine--tRNA ligase, whose amino-acid sequence MNTIRITLPDSSVREYAAGTTGLEIAASISRSLEKDALAIEVNGSIRDLNLPIDADASIRLITFDSDEGHDVYWHSSSHIMAQAIEELYPGTRFGAGPAIENGFYYDVDSPHAFTPEDFPLIENKMKEIAARNLSIQRQELAKADAIGYFKSKRTDPYKVEILESTISDDAVVSIYHQGDFSDLCTGPHLPFTSRLKAVKVMSVSSSYWRGDASRQVMQRIYAVSFPKQTQLDEYLNQLEEAKKRDHKKLGKQLQLFLFSPMVGRGLPVWLPNGTLVRRTLEAFLRDELLKRGYVEVITPHIGNLDMYRTSGHYPYYSDSQFAPMDVEDEQYLLKPMNCPHHHQIYSSQPRSYRDLPLRLAEFGTVYRYEQSGELNGLSRVRGFTQDDAHIYCTHDQLKAELINAIELTQLVFHTFNMPVKTRLSFRDPANQTKYAGSPEMWDQAEKEILEVAQTMGLDYFIGIGEAAFYGPKFDFIVRDAIGRKWQLGTVQVDYVMPERFDLEFVNSENTRDRPVVIHRAPFGSMERFLSILIEHFAGNFPLWLAPLQVAVLPISDQVAGYAESVADQLRNAGLRVKTDHRNEKIGYKIRDWETQKVPVMLICGQKEADDGQVSVRRHGKGDLGSQPVDGVIASLLAEVTSKAM is encoded by the coding sequence ATGAATACCATCCGTATAACATTACCAGACTCATCGGTCCGGGAGTATGCAGCCGGCACAACCGGTCTTGAGATTGCTGCATCCATTTCACGCAGTCTCGAGAAAGATGCGCTTGCCATCGAGGTGAACGGATCCATCAGGGATCTGAACCTTCCTATTGATGCCGATGCTTCTATCCGACTGATCACCTTCGATTCCGATGAAGGTCACGATGTGTATTGGCATTCGAGCAGCCACATCATGGCACAGGCCATTGAGGAATTGTACCCGGGCACCCGTTTCGGTGCAGGACCGGCCATCGAAAACGGGTTTTATTACGATGTGGATTCTCCGCATGCGTTTACTCCCGAGGATTTCCCGCTTATCGAAAATAAGATGAAGGAAATTGCTGCCCGCAACCTGTCCATTCAACGGCAGGAACTGGCAAAGGCCGATGCAATCGGTTATTTCAAGTCCAAACGGACCGATCCGTACAAAGTCGAGATTCTCGAATCCACCATCAGCGATGATGCGGTGGTTTCCATTTATCATCAGGGTGATTTTTCCGATTTATGTACAGGTCCGCACCTGCCATTCACCAGCCGGTTAAAGGCGGTGAAGGTGATGTCTGTTTCTTCCTCCTACTGGCGCGGCGATGCCAGTCGTCAGGTCATGCAGCGGATTTATGCGGTTTCCTTCCCGAAACAAACTCAGCTGGATGAATACCTGAATCAGCTTGAAGAAGCCAAAAAGCGGGACCATAAAAAGCTTGGTAAGCAGCTTCAGTTGTTTTTATTCAGTCCGATGGTGGGACGCGGATTGCCGGTGTGGCTTCCGAACGGTACGCTGGTCCGCCGCACTCTTGAAGCATTCCTGCGCGATGAATTGCTCAAACGAGGCTACGTCGAAGTTATTACTCCCCATATCGGGAACCTGGACATGTACCGCACCAGCGGGCACTATCCGTACTATTCCGATTCCCAGTTTGCACCGATGGATGTGGAAGACGAGCAGTATTTGCTGAAACCCATGAACTGCCCCCATCACCACCAGATCTACTCCAGCCAGCCACGGTCCTACCGTGATCTTCCGCTTCGTCTGGCCGAGTTCGGAACGGTGTACCGGTATGAACAGTCGGGTGAGTTGAACGGACTTTCCCGTGTACGGGGATTCACTCAGGACGATGCGCACATTTACTGCACCCATGATCAGCTGAAAGCGGAGCTGATCAATGCGATTGAATTGACTCAGCTGGTTTTCCACACATTCAACATGCCGGTTAAAACCAGACTGTCTTTCCGCGATCCGGCTAATCAGACCAAATATGCCGGTTCTCCCGAAATGTGGGATCAGGCCGAAAAGGAAATTCTGGAAGTCGCCCAGACCATGGGACTCGACTATTTCATCGGAATTGGCGAAGCCGCCTTCTACGGACCCAAATTCGATTTCATCGTCCGTGATGCAATCGGAAGAAAATGGCAGTTGGGAACGGTTCAGGTAGACTATGTCATGCCTGAGCGATTCGATCTCGAATTTGTTAATTCTGAAAACACCCGTGACCGTCCGGTGGTGATTCACCGTGCTCCGTTTGGCTCCATGGAACGCTTTCTGAGCATCCTGATTGAACATTTTGCAGGGAACTTCCCCTTGTGGCTCGCTCCGCTGCAGGTAGCCGTACTTCCGATCTCAGATCAGGTGGCCGGTTATGCTGAATCGGTGGCTGACCAGTTACGGAATGCCGGACTCAGAGTTAAAACCGATCACCGTAACGAGAAAATCGGGTATAAAATCAGGGATTGGGAAACTCAGAAAGTGCCAGTAATGCTGATTTGCGGTCAGAAAGAAGCCGATGACGGGCAGGTGTCGGTACGCCGCCACGGGAAAGGTGATCTGGGATCACAGCCTGTCGATGGGGTGATTGCCAGCCTTCTGGCCGAAGTTACCTCAAAAGCAATGTAA
- a CDS encoding translation initiation factor IF-3, giving the protein MSGQVKAEKIRVNGEIRAKTVRVVDPDGQHGIYPIREAIAMAESKGMDLVEISPNAEPPVCKITDFGKYRYELTKKEKIAKKKQAVVVVKEVRFHINTDVHDFDFKTKHAIRFLEEGNKVKGSVYFKGREITYQDQGREILDRFISRLDDFGKVEQEPKMEGRSMTVMISPEKKKK; this is encoded by the coding sequence ATTAGCGGACAAGTAAAGGCTGAAAAAATCCGTGTGAACGGAGAAATCCGCGCTAAGACCGTGCGGGTCGTCGATCCGGATGGTCAACACGGAATCTACCCGATCAGGGAAGCCATTGCCATGGCTGAATCCAAAGGGATGGATCTGGTTGAAATCTCCCCCAATGCAGAACCACCAGTCTGCAAAATAACCGACTTCGGTAAGTATCGGTATGAACTGACGAAGAAGGAAAAGATTGCCAAGAAGAAACAGGCAGTCGTGGTGGTCAAAGAGGTTCGGTTTCATATCAACACCGATGTTCATGATTTTGACTTCAAAACGAAGCATGCCATCCGGTTTCTTGAAGAAGGAAACAAAGTCAAAGGATCGGTGTACTTTAAAGGCCGTGAGATCACGTATCAGGATCAGGGCCGTGAAATTCTGGACCGTTTCATTTCAAGACTGGACGACTTCGGAAAAGTCGAACAGGAACCAAAAATGGAAGGCCGGTCAATGACGGTGATGATTTCACCGGAAAAGAAAAAGAAATAA
- the rpmI gene encoding 50S ribosomal protein L35: protein MPKIKTNKSAKKRFKLTGTGEVVRGKSFARHILTSKSRKRKRSLRKVVVMAAVDQPRVKRMLGM, encoded by the coding sequence ATGCCTAAGATCAAAACAAATAAAAGTGCCAAGAAGCGGTTTAAACTGACCGGCACCGGAGAAGTGGTCCGGGGAAAATCATTCGCCCGTCACATTCTCACCAGTAAATCACGGAAAAGAAAACGGTCACTGCGTAAAGTCGTGGTAATGGCTGCTGTCGATCAGCCACGCGTAAAACGCATGTTAGGAATGTAA
- the rplT gene encoding 50S ribosomal protein L20 codes for MPRSQNKVASHRRRKRIIEQASGYFGRRNSVYTVAKNAVEKGLTYAFRDRRVRKRDFRNLWITRINAAAHQNGTSYSRLIHAMTQKNITINRKSLADLAVNNPEAFAAIVKEALA; via the coding sequence ATGCCACGTTCACAAAATAAAGTTGCTTCGCATCGTCGCCGGAAACGGATTATAGAACAGGCTTCCGGTTATTTCGGACGCCGGAACAGCGTTTACACGGTCGCTAAAAATGCGGTTGAAAAAGGTCTTACCTATGCTTTCCGGGACCGTCGGGTCCGGAAACGGGATTTCCGTAATCTGTGGATCACCCGTATCAATGCGGCTGCTCATCAGAACGGCACCTCTTACAGCCGGCTTATTCATGCCATGACTCAGAAGAATATCACGATCAACCGGAAATCACTGGCCGACCTGGCAGTGAACAATCCGGAAGCCTTTGCTGCCATCGTAAAAGAAGCATTAGCCTGA